Proteins co-encoded in one Ponticoccus alexandrii genomic window:
- the trxA gene encoding thioredoxin, translated as MATVAVTDDTFDAEVKNSDLPVVVDFWAEWCGPCKQIGPALEELSEEMDGKVKIVKIDVDNNPNTAAAMGVRGIPALFIFKDGQPVSNRAGAAPKAALQSWITESI; from the coding sequence ATGGCAACCGTTGCCGTCACCGACGATACCTTCGACGCCGAAGTGAAGAATTCCGACCTGCCCGTGGTCGTCGACTTCTGGGCCGAGTGGTGCGGCCCCTGCAAGCAGATCGGCCCCGCTCTGGAAGAGCTGTCCGAAGAGATGGACGGCAAGGTGAAGATCGTGAAGATAGACGTCGACAACAATCCGAACACCGCAGCCGCCATGGGCGTGCGCGGCATTCCGGCGCTGTTCATCTTCAAGGACGGCCAGCCGGTGTCCAACCGCGCCGGCGCCGCCCCCAAGGCCGCGCTGCAAAGCTGGATCACCGAGAGCATCTGA